A DNA window from Zingiber officinale cultivar Zhangliang chromosome 3A, Zo_v1.1, whole genome shotgun sequence contains the following coding sequences:
- the LOC122052244 gene encoding 14 kDa proline-rich protein DC2.15-like: MGTGGSASGSASAAGLFLALNLLLFFTLAGSCGTCPPKTSPKPSLGGKCPIDALKMAACASVLNGLITFGIGAFPQQPCDCCTLIVGLLDLEAAVCLCTAFRANILGVNLNVPINLTLLLNYCGKKVPYEFQCP; the protein is encoded by the coding sequence ATGGGCACCGGTGGCTCGGCATCGGGGTCGGCCTCGGCGGCGGGTCTCTTCCTAGCCCTcaacctcctcctcttcttcaccTTGGCCGGCTCCTGCGGCACTTGCCCGCCGAAGACGAGTCCGAAGCCTTCGTTGGGAGGGAAGTGCCCCATAGACGCCCTCAAGATGGCGGCCTGCGCCAGCGTGCTCAACGGGCTCATCACCTTCGGCATCGGCGCGTTCCCGCAGCAGCCCTGCGACTGCTGCACGCTCATCGTGGGCCTGCTCGACCTCGAGGCCGCCGTCTGCCTCTGCACGGCTTTCAGGGCCAACATCCTCGGCGTCAACCTTAACGTCCCCATCAACCTCACCCTCCTCCTCAACTACTGCGGCAAGAAGGTCCCCTACGAGTTCCAGTGCCCTTGA